A DNA window from Rhodococcus sp. Z13 contains the following coding sequences:
- a CDS encoding alpha/beta hydrolase — MPSSRIESGEAVGVCRTHRGGSVRSRVVRGAVRTLARPVIGAWMARPDLAWPLTLVDDAASLLPKPPGAQYVDVDLGSCRAEWIRAEGRSTRRAVLYLHGGAFLMCGLNTHRSLAVALSDHADGPVLSVDYRMLPKAPIAHAVDDAVRGYEWLCDKGYRGDEIVIAGDSAGGYLAFMTALAIAESDLPRPAGIVALSPLIDLDARRRAEFDVQASCPMFPGAAVQSLVRYIEGTHTLLTVDGEPGPLLCPLDNDLSVLPPVMIHAGHDELLRSDAESMSDAVREAGVPCELHLWRHQVHAFPIFAGSVPESRRAIAESGRFVRAVTEPWPRRAVPRLEAVA; from the coding sequence GTGCCGTCTTCGAGAATCGAATCGGGGGAGGCCGTGGGCGTGTGCCGCACCCATCGCGGTGGCAGCGTCCGCTCGCGTGTCGTGCGTGGTGCCGTCCGGACGCTGGCCAGGCCGGTGATCGGCGCCTGGATGGCGCGGCCCGATCTGGCGTGGCCCCTCACCCTCGTCGACGACGCGGCGTCCCTGCTCCCGAAACCGCCCGGAGCCCAGTACGTCGACGTCGACCTCGGCAGCTGTCGCGCCGAATGGATCCGTGCCGAAGGCCGTTCCACGCGCCGCGCCGTGCTCTATCTGCACGGGGGCGCGTTTCTCATGTGCGGGTTGAACACCCATCGTTCCCTGGCGGTGGCATTGTCGGATCACGCCGACGGACCCGTCCTCAGCGTCGACTACCGGATGCTGCCGAAGGCTCCCATCGCGCACGCCGTCGACGACGCCGTGCGCGGCTACGAATGGTTGTGCGACAAGGGATATCGCGGTGACGAGATCGTGATCGCGGGAGATTCCGCCGGGGGATATCTCGCCTTCATGACCGCCCTGGCCATCGCCGAGTCCGACCTGCCGCGACCCGCCGGGATCGTCGCGCTGTCGCCGCTGATCGACCTCGATGCACGGCGCCGCGCCGAATTCGACGTGCAGGCTTCGTGTCCCATGTTCCCGGGAGCGGCCGTGCAGTCGCTCGTGCGCTACATCGAGGGCACCCACACCCTTCTCACGGTGGACGGCGAACCCGGACCGCTGCTGTGCCCGCTCGACAACGACCTGAGTGTCCTGCCGCCCGTGATGATCCACGCCGGGCACGACGAATTGCTGCGCAGCGACGCCGAATCCATGTCGGATGCCGTGCGTGAGGCAGGTGTCCCGTGCGAACTGCACCTGTGGCGCCACCAGGTTCACGCCTTCCCCATCTTCGCCGGATCGGTTCCCGAGAGCCGTCGCGCCATCGCGGAGTCCGGTCGCTTCGTCCGCGCGGTGACGGAACCCTGGCCGCGGCGAGCGGTCCCGCGGCTGGAGGCGGTGGCCTGA
- a CDS encoding PfkB family carbohydrate kinase, with the protein MEEQKPYGFVFAPSTLLTVTLEAAPDGSTELHVHPGGQGFWIGRMASTLGMDVHLCGPFGGESGSVLVDLIGREGLTVHLVETASANGSYIHDRREGERKEIVEIPPPPLTRHETDDLFSASLASAMCSKVAMLGGPHYDEAVSPDVYTRLCSDLGALGIPVVADLSGPTLGAALEGGVGILKVSHEDLIEDGRAESDDLEALVEAMKKLHEAGAEKVVISRAGDPAIAWDDGVLWEVECPPVQIVDHHGAGDSMTAGLATAHAAGESFETALRRGAAAGAVNVTRRGLATGHRSAVEKMAENVKVRRVKGKR; encoded by the coding sequence ATGGAGGAACAGAAGCCCTACGGGTTCGTGTTCGCGCCCTCGACCCTGCTCACCGTGACCCTGGAAGCCGCCCCGGACGGCAGCACCGAACTGCACGTGCACCCCGGAGGTCAGGGTTTCTGGATCGGCCGTATGGCGAGCACCCTCGGCATGGATGTGCACCTGTGCGGCCCCTTCGGCGGCGAGTCGGGGTCGGTCCTCGTCGATCTGATCGGCCGGGAGGGACTGACGGTGCATCTCGTCGAGACCGCGTCGGCGAACGGCTCGTACATCCACGATCGTCGTGAGGGCGAACGCAAGGAGATCGTGGAGATCCCGCCACCGCCGCTCACCCGCCACGAGACCGACGACCTCTTCAGCGCCTCGCTGGCGTCCGCGATGTGCTCGAAGGTCGCGATGCTGGGCGGGCCGCACTACGACGAGGCGGTCTCCCCCGACGTCTACACCCGACTGTGTTCCGACCTCGGCGCGCTGGGCATCCCGGTCGTCGCCGACCTGTCCGGCCCCACCCTCGGGGCCGCGCTCGAGGGCGGAGTCGGCATCCTGAAGGTCAGCCACGAGGATCTCATCGAGGACGGACGCGCCGAGTCCGACGACCTCGAGGCCCTCGTCGAAGCCATGAAGAAACTCCACGAGGCGGGAGCCGAGAAGGTCGTGATCTCCCGCGCCGGGGATCCCGCCATCGCCTGGGACGACGGTGTGCTCTGGGAGGTCGAGTGTCCTCCGGTCCAAATCGTCGACCACCACGGAGCCGGGGACTCGATGACCGCGGGCCTGGCGACCGCCCACGCGGCGGGCGAGTCGTTCGAGACCGCCCTGCGGAGGGGAGCGGCAGCCGGCGCGGTGAACGTCACCCGCCGTGGTCTGGCGACGGGGCACCGCTCCGCCGTCGAGAAGATGGCCGAGAACGTGAAGGTCCGGCGAGTGAAGGGGAAGCGATGA
- the surE gene encoding 5'/3'-nucleotidase SurE, which produces MSRALIVNDDGIDSPGLALLARIAVDAGLEVTVAAPHVERSGASASLTALEDNGRLLLSRRPLDGLDGIESYAVEASPALITFLASYGAFGEVPDIVLSGINLGPNTGHAILHSGTVGAALTAASHGARAAALSLNGTAPSQWETAETVARRAVAWALDHGEPGTVLNVNIPDIPPHELRGLRGAPLAEFGAVQAEIGEIERDGDIGRAVPVTFRTVELDESRDSDAVLVCRGWATATILTMPFEVAGSDLGGLEFERAADREA; this is translated from the coding sequence ATGAGCAGAGCACTGATCGTCAACGACGACGGGATCGACAGCCCCGGCCTCGCGCTGCTGGCCCGCATCGCGGTGGACGCCGGTCTCGAGGTGACGGTCGCGGCGCCCCATGTCGAACGCAGCGGTGCGAGTGCGTCGCTGACGGCGCTCGAGGACAACGGGCGGCTGCTGTTGTCACGACGCCCCCTCGACGGTCTCGACGGGATCGAGTCCTACGCGGTGGAAGCCTCCCCCGCACTGATCACCTTCCTCGCCTCCTACGGCGCATTCGGCGAGGTACCCGATATCGTGTTGTCGGGAATCAACCTGGGCCCCAACACCGGTCACGCGATCCTGCACTCGGGTACGGTCGGTGCGGCGCTCACCGCGGCGAGTCACGGCGCCCGCGCGGCAGCGCTGTCGCTCAACGGTACCGCTCCGTCCCAGTGGGAGACCGCCGAGACGGTGGCGCGACGCGCGGTGGCATGGGCCCTCGACCACGGAGAACCCGGCACGGTGCTCAACGTCAACATCCCCGACATCCCGCCGCACGAGCTCCGCGGTCTGCGCGGCGCCCCGCTCGCCGAATTCGGTGCGGTGCAGGCCGAGATCGGCGAGATCGAACGCGACGGCGACATCGGCCGGGCTGTGCCCGTCACCTTCCGGACCGTCGAACTCGACGAATCCCGGGACAGCGACGCGGTGCTCGTGTGCCGAGGCTGGGCCACGGCGACGATCCTGACGATGCCCTTCGAGGTGGCCGGATCCGATTTGGGCGGACTCGAATTCGAGCGCGCCGCCGACCGGGAGGCCTGA